A segment of the Amycolatopsis thermophila genome:
CCGCGCCGCACGTCCCAGCTGCCCATCATCGGCGAGACCCAGTAGACCGTCCGTGCCATGAGAGAACCCCCTCCTCTGATGTTGCAGACCTGCAACACCATCCCAGTATTACACCTCCGTTGCACTCCCGCAACGGTTCGGCAAAACTGCGACGCGAAGAGACGTGGAGGTGCGCATGGGCGGACGGCTGGACACGGGCAGGCTCTATTCGGCCCTGGACGCGGAGCGGGAGTCGCGCGGATTGTCGTGGCGGCAGCTCGCGGCCGAGGCCGGGGTGAGCGCGTCCCTGGTCAGCCGCATGGGCAACGGTCACCGGCCGGACCTGGACGGGTTCATCGCGCTCGTGCAATGGCTCGGCATGCCCGCCGAGTCGTTCATGGTGTGGCCGGAGGGCCTGCCGGACAACCGCCGCCGCCCCTCGCTGGAAGCGCGGCTCGCGCCGCTGCTCCGGGCCGAGGACGAACTCAGCGAAGCCGACCAGCAGCACCTGCTGGACGTGGTCGGGCTGACGATGCGACACATCCGCGCCAAGAACGAGGAGCTGAAATGACCCTCCGCCGGGGTTTCAAGAAGGAGGCCAGGGAGCTCGCCCTGGAGGTCCGGGAGGAGCTGGGCCTCGACGTCTTCGCGCCGCTGGACCCGTGGGCGCTGGCCGAGCTGTACGGCATCGAGGTGTACGACCTGAGCAACCCGGTCCTGCCGGAGGCGTCCGTGCGCTACCTGACCGAGGAGCGCCCGCACGTGTTCTCCGCGGCGCTGGTCCCGCTCGAGCCCAGCGGTGCGGTGATCATCGAGAACCACGTGCACCCGTTGCGGCGCAGGCGGTCCACGATCGCGCACGAGATGGCGCACGTGCTGCTGGAGCACCCGTTCGGCCTCACCCTGACCGACGAGAACGGCTGCCGCTCGGCGGTGGCGGGCATCGAGGAGGAGGCCACCGAGCTCTCCGGCGAACTCCTCGTCCCGACCGACGCCGCCCGGGTCGCGGCGTTCAAGGGCTGGTCGGATCACTCCGTGGCCAACCACTTCCGCGTCAGCGTGGCGATGGCGACGTGGCGCATGAACATGACCGGCGCCCGGCGGATTGCCGCGCGCACGCGCGGTAAGCAGGAAGCCCGGTACGCCACTCCGGCCTGAGTGGTTGTCCACAAACCGATCCACAGGTGGACAATTCTGTGGACAACTCATCGTCCACTGAGGACAGAAAGGGGGCCGCCGGCAGGACCGGGCGCGAAACGGGTTGACCGCGGGCGAAGAACGCACGGCTCCTGTCGGGCCGGAAGCCGTCACCCGGACTCCGGGGCGGTTCCGCCGCCGTACGGCTCCGCCACACCGCGAGCGTGCGGGCACGTCACCCGACCACGACCGCGGGCGATCAGCTCATCGAGCCACACGCACCCAGACGCCAAACGGCTCCACCACACCCCCAAGCACCCGGGCACGTCACGCGACCGCCACCGCTGGCGATCAGCTCGTCGAGGCG
Coding sequences within it:
- a CDS encoding ImmA/IrrE family metallo-endopeptidase, which translates into the protein MTLRRGFKKEARELALEVREELGLDVFAPLDPWALAELYGIEVYDLSNPVLPEASVRYLTEERPHVFSAALVPLEPSGAVIIENHVHPLRRRRSTIAHEMAHVLLEHPFGLTLTDENGCRSAVAGIEEEATELSGELLVPTDAARVAAFKGWSDHSVANHFRVSVAMATWRMNMTGARRIAARTRGKQEARYATPA
- a CDS encoding helix-turn-helix domain-containing protein, yielding MGGRLDTGRLYSALDAERESRGLSWRQLAAEAGVSASLVSRMGNGHRPDLDGFIALVQWLGMPAESFMVWPEGLPDNRRRPSLEARLAPLLRAEDELSEADQQHLLDVVGLTMRHIRAKNEELK